The nucleotide window GATCAAGGGTGGCCCTGAAAACACGGCCCAAAGCCTCCGCAGGTAATTGTCCAGCTGGGAGTGTCAGTAATGATGTCAAGCCCAAGCAGCAAACTTTTTTATCATGTTCCCTGCATTAAATTCTAAATTACTACCAATGATCTAGTCGCAATAACAATAAAATTAATCAGTGGATTACCTTTTAAAATGCACACGTACGCCACTTTTCTTAACCTCTTGCAACATCTGGAACCAAAGATTAAATAGATCTGTCGCTATACCCAGCTTTTGCAATATGTTGAGTGTCAAAGCTGCATTGTAGTAAAGAGCATCTGCAATCTTCAAACAGACAAAAAACCGCATAAATTTCAGCATGTCAAAAGTAATCCTGAAATGATGCCAAGTAGGGTTGCATCAGGAGTAgcgataaataaatatattggAAACACAATTGATACCAAACAATGACATTTTACGGTCAACGCTAATTTCATCACTGACAATTGCAACTCAGCAAGGTTAGTGGTACCACTATTCTGGCATATCACCACTGCTTCTGGGATTTCAGAAACCTCTTTCTTTAGAAATATTCCACTCACCTCACCAGATTAATGGCAAACTATGACAAGCTCGAACTCGAATTACTAAGAACTCCTTATTTCTGATAAGTTAAACTCAGTAAGGGATACCTAACCAAATAGTGTATGAAAAAGCCTATTTCACTGTGCCAAACCACACCAACCCATACAAGAAACGAATCGGGGGGAGGGGGGGAATGAATTATCTAACATATATGAAGCACAATTCCTGATATTCAAGACTCAGAAGAACTGGGCaaaattgtttatttaaagATGAAACAAATACTGGAACAATACAATAACACACAAGTAGTTATCTGGACAAAATTGTTTAATTAAAGATGAAACAAATACCGGAACAATACAATAGCACACAAGAGTAGTTATCTGTATCTTACCACTTGAACAAGCAGACATTTCAAGTATGATTTTTCAGCTCGACGTAACCGTTCAAATGTAATTCTAATATATGGCTCAACCCACTGATCAACCTGCCCTCTGCAATTCTGAAAAAGTACTTGAATGAGCTTAGGAGCAGGCTCTATATCACCATCTTCCATATTCCTATCTGCCAGGATCTGAAATGGACATAAAAAaggtaataaataaataaacaagaacatAAATGTCATCAACCTAATCAACAAGTGCAGCAATTACTAAAGTCAAATGTTATTTTGGATTCTATATCCACCATGCAATAGGTTAGTAGTTCTAGTATTGAATGCATGGTATCATTCAAGAAGTTTAGAGAAGAGGGAACTCACAGATGAAATCATATTCCAAAGGCTTTGCTGGTAGTCTGGTTCTTTACAAGATAAAAAGTGTGCAGTCCCCCTCGATATGTAGTTATCCAAAGGAACCAGAATATCTGGGAGGAAACATATTGTCTGATAAGAACCTAACAAAAGTAcataaatgcatatatgtcCAAATTTGATTACATAAATCCTTAGTCTTCTAAGTCACATTAACACTTTTGCTGTCTTTCACCATCAATCAATTTTATATTATCATATGGAGAAGGGCAGGGTTCAAATGGAAAATCTTCGGTCAGAAGAGGAAAGTTTTGTCCCATTAAAACCAACTGATAATGCATTATTCTTGAATACCCAAGATAAGCAGTAACGTCATAATACGTCATAAAGTCCTCATCAATAGATAAAATTAATACATATGAGACTATTATAATGTTTAGAAAATGATAGAACAAAAAACCCTCTGAAAAAAGGATTACAAAAATTCAACTCACTTGGAAAGAAATCTATAGCCCAATCGGCTAAAGCTTCCATCATCAATGGCCAAAGACTCCACATATCCAAAGATATTGTTGGAGAGAAAAATGTCATATACGATACAATTTCCAACACCTCTTCAAAGACCTCTGCATAAGAAAATTTATTAGAAGGGCATACGTTCAAACCAAATAAATGAAAAGGGATGCATCTGTAGTGTTGACAACAAACTGAATAATAACACGAACAACGTCCACTTGTGAGAACCCATAGTGAATAAATGATTCTTTTACAAGGTGAGTTATAGATTATGCTTATTTCAAAAGCTTTTGCCATTATTTCAATGTGTTGATAATGCTAGTCAAACCATATATCGGGTGGAAAGTGATATAACAAAGAACCACAGAACTTTCTGAACTGAGGTAGCAAAAGGATAATTTCCACTTAGATATGTTAGAATCTCTTAATGACCTATAAAGATCTTTCCGGACATGGCATCCATATGGCCACTAGGCTTATGCTCTTTTAACTTTCACTAGAATATCTGCTAGTTTTGACATACCAGAAGCACAATAAGTTTTAGACAAACATATTTATGTTGCACATACAGAAACCACAGTCATTTCCATtcctttaaatttaaaaaaataaaaaaataaaaagatatcgCATACAGAATTAAAGAAGTTAGCAGGATGCAGTTAAGCAGAATAAAAGAATACAAAGAGTTAACATCACTTGACATGAGTTATAGGTATACAAGATGGAACAGAGTTAAGTATCATACAAACCTTGCCCATCGGTTGTCAACATTCTACGCATTATAGGAAGCAAAGTTGGTTCAACTTGGACAAAGAGATGTGGGAGCCTGCTCACTGATTCTAAAATGGTGCTAATAGCACGCAAACAACCAACAGCTGCCAAAGCACCAGGATCATCGGCCTCATCATCAGCTTCAGCTGTATTCATACACCTCCAGAATGCGGCTGCCTATAAATTAGAAAGTAACAGACTTAGGCAAGAACAGCTAAAGATGATACTTTGGTGGTCTGAACATAATGAACAGAAAATATTACCAGATTTTGACACAAACCAAGAGCATATGGTGCCATTTCCTCCCCAAACTTGTCCACTATAGTCTCCAGGGTAAAAACCAGATCTTCATTCTCAACCTCATTCATAAGCTTGAAAAACTCTGAACAATAAAATGTAGGAAATGGATAAGTCTCATGATGATTGTAAATGATGCATAGCAAAGGTTTCTGTCTCACATACCATCAAGTAGCTGAGGAAGAATTGGGCGAATTTCATTCAAATCTGCATATTAAACAAAAGAAGAGTAAATCAAATATTACAAAACAACTATGAGAGATTTTTTAAGGTATGTACCTCTGCAAGCTTCAACAAAGGATCGCAAAGCAAACACTGAATCAACTCGAACAGGAAGTTCTGGATCTCGCATCCCTGCGACCACACTATGCAATGCTTTAAGGAAGTTGTTCGGCTCTGAGAAGTTAATATGGGCATACTGTCCTGCAACCCATGCTGCCTAATCACAATGGAACAACAATGGATAAGAATAACAGTTCAtatgaaataaaatataaaattgaagaaataCCAAGATGgcttcaataaaaaaaaataaccaaatGACAGAAAGACAAGGAAGCATGAAGTGCACATTTAAACATATGAAAGAATATAGTGGATTCACGAATAATGACAAATAAAAACCATGGAACATCGCAGAAATAATGGATTTTAGCCTAATAAAACTACAAGTCATCCTTTGTTCTCTTTTCTAGCATTATGCTCCTTGTTTTCTTAAAGTTGCCAAATGAAGATCTCCATGATGCTTTTCATGAGCATCTAGTTGGGTTCTCTGTACAGATAAAAATTGACGATATCCTACTCAAAGAAAACTCATATATACTATAAAATTAAGGGATATTCCAGGTGGGAGTTTTGTGCTGGTTGCACTTCCCTATAATACCTCCATTTCAACATGTAcggaacaaaaacaaaaagcaaaactAAAAACCAAATTTAAGTTCTATAGAAGAatgcaaaaaacaaaacaagaggaATTTGATGCAACAAACCTTAGCTCTAAGATGCCCAACAGGACTACTAAACTCGGGGAATACATGTTGCACTAACATACGCTCTAGTTCAGACTTGTAAGGTTccgtttgtttcaatttgtcaCAAAGTGCTCCAATAGCAAGAAGCGCGCCATCTTTCTGTCGATAGGGTTTGTATTCCATCGGGGCTTCATCATACCTTGATCAGGCAATAAGGTAAAAACTAAATCAATACCAAAGCACCAAATATATGTATCATTTTCAAAAGAATATGAAAAGCTACCTCTTGAAAATTTCCACGATGAATTGAAGGAACGTATGAAGATTTTCCTTTCCACGTTTCCTAACCAACTCACTGACAAAGTCCATGGAAGCTGTTCTTGGACTGTATAAGTCTTCAATGATATCTGCACAACCAAGACAATGCGTTACACATCTGCAGGGCATAGATCTTCAAGCAATGACACAAGATCTTGAAAACTAACCGTAGCCCTTCCTCACATATTCATGTGGGTCTTCATCCCATAGCTTTTGGTCATTGTCATTGAAACACATCAGGGGAAAAACTATCTCAAAAAGAAGAACATTAAGTCGTGGTTGCAGCAGATTGTACATGCTAATCTTTGAGATGCTGCATATACAAATAAGTTCACAAGAAGGTTAGGGAGACACCACTTATATTTAACCACACTATGaagtagaaaagaaaagaaatctgCTCTCAACTTGCACCACACTAAACTCTGCACTATAACACTAGGAAGTTCCTACTTGGGGGTTAAGAGAGCagaaaagaaatcaatcaagtaCTTTTGTCAAAATAAATAGCCGACATCCACAACTTGCTAATATCTTCATTGAAAATGTCAGACAAATTACTTTAGGGAATAGTAACAAAAGAAGCAAGTCTGCTTGGCAGCTTATAACAACGTTTGCATATACAATATACATACCCTCTACTTGATAGTCTCACTTTTATAGATAAGAATTATTATTCAAAATAGTAGATTCTGCGAGTCCTCTTGAAGTTTCATAAGGCAGTTCAAGCATTGAACAGCAACTTCACAGAAATTTTATAACACAGGAACAGAAATAGAACTACAAGAAAAAAGAACTGAATTTTCAGATCATATGTCCTAAACCTCAGGCCAACCAATCCAGAATTGGGATCAAAGCATTGACCTACAGGTGCAAACCCTTAAGCAGGACTACTCGGTGTTAAATATATtcagatgaaattttggactATGTAAcaagtcaaaaaaaaatatgatttGGACAGCTCCATGTAGGATTAAGGACTACAGTTTAGGGCAGCATCCCATGTAATATTAATGGTTTACGTAGGATTTAGGAATAACTACTTTTACAATAAGCCAGctattttttaaagaaattgtACACATCACATATTATGTCTCTGATAAAGAGTTTAATATTCACTAACCGcaaaaaatgagaagaaataaGAGGATGCAATCTATGAAGAAAAAATGGCACACCTATTGCTTAAATATTGAAGAACAAGATTGGTAACTCTGTCAGGTAAGTATCCACCCGTTCGAATCACATTCAGCAAATTCAGGTGGCACTCCAAAATCTTCCCAGCGTAACTCTTCTGAAACATTTGAGCAAATGCcctattttctgggttttggagcTTCAAATCTCCAAACCTGTGGACAAAGGTATCAAAAATGAAATGACAGATGAATGCTTTGCACTCGAAGGTCattcttattttatttcatCCAAGAGCTTACCGTGTGTACAACCGGTTTAAAATGTGGATAGTCCATTTCTTCACCTTCCACCACCCCCATGCCTTTCTAAGATCAGGATCTGCAGGTTGGCCTTCCACTGGAACTGGTCTCTCCAATATATTTAGGAAAAGCATCATCCAAGCATTGAACACATTGGGATCAAACAGCTGCTTTGGAATCTCCAACTGACAATAATTCAAAATGAAGGATATGTAAATAATACAAGTCTAAACTTTACCAGTAGGATACCTTAGGGTTGTCCTATGAAATAAATTATTACTTATAACGGCACAAAAGCTGTGGTTCAAAAATTTCCAATCCTTTCAAACACCCAGGTATCAATATAAATTGAAGGAACtcagaaggggaaaaaaaactgTTTTGTAGCATGTTTTCAGGCAAAGCAGTTTCCATGTAAAGAACCTTTAAAGCAGGACAACTAGCCATGAGAACTAACCATAGACTAATACATATACACATACGCAAGGACCCAATACTTGTTGGAGGGCTATAAAAATAAGATACAGCAGGATTCATACATGTCATGGACATCTACCTTAGACAGGAAGGAAATGTTACTATGCCACTAATGTCTCAAGTTATATATACTACCACTGCCTTGATTGCACTAGTACCCAAATCATTTCACAGTGTATAAATAATATCATTTCACAGATTGAATGAATAACTTTCAAGTAAGCATAAAACATTTATTTAGTTGATGAAATGTTGAAAAGGAATATGATTACTTTGTAGATTTCCATTAAAAAGTTGAGTGATTTAAGGTGGGTATTAGCAAACTTTTTACGAAGACTTATCAACCCATCAATATGGTTCAAATGCACTACAAaagcagaacaaaaaaaaattggtccAGAACATACATAAATGGATGACCAGAAAATTTTACAGATAAGCTTGATCAAATCTGCTACTTCCAGTGTTGGGTTGGGAATCTGGACAAGCCGGTTGAATATATTTAGCAGATGTGGGAATGTCTCCTCAACAATAAGATAAACAGGTGTCCTCTCCTCATCAGATTTGAacctaagaaaataaaattacatggtcaaattcaaaaataattcTTAAGGTACACatcatgcaaaaaaaaaaaccaatggaAGGCCTAGCAGACAACATTCTTAGCTAacatttaatatatatatatacatttcatACTAAATGAATGGATATAAACTACTAGAATCTGATGAGTTAGGACAGATATCTCTCTGAATTTAGAATCAAATAATTGTGACCCAGACATAAACCCTAAACACACAAACAGTGATGCTTCTTTAATCACAATATTTCTAATGTGTAAGTGGACCGTATCAGACGCCACACTGTTATCATCCCAGTGACAATGAAACAATGCAAGTCAACATCACTCTAGAGACATGCATAGACACCATTCACATGTATATACGATGGCCACAGGCACAACAGTAAATTTATGGAATACAGCTATCAGGAAACCACATGATGAATATTTCATTACTATGATCCCCACTGGATAAGAGAACATAATTATCATTAACTGCCATAACAATCTTGTGTTCAAATACACATTAAGCACACAGTATGCCTCAGATGGAAAACTAGTAGCTAAACTTGTAATTTCATTTAGAAGGCAGTGCAACTCCAGGCAATAGCCATATATAAGAATCACTTCATAAGAAAAGTAGATTATGACACACTTACTCGTATTTTCTAGAAAGAATCCTCAAGACAAACAAAGCACCATAGACTTGTTGGTCTTGTAAGTTGTGCTTCACCCAGTCTAAAAGCCGTGGCCACTGCTCAGGGTAATCGGCATGAATAATTGTCTTTAGGCACTCACCCAGTTGCACCCTGTACAATGACATTAGATCACCAACGAATCAGGAACATTATTTCTCATGACATTATATAGAACTAACAACTTGAAACAAAACACAAAGACAATGTGCGTGCAGAGTCACAGGCCCACAGTTGTTTAATCTAGCTATAAGCACATTAACTAGAGTAGCCGAAACAGCAAACAAAGTACCTCAACAATGGGGGAACCTGTGTAACAAACACGAGAACGTGCTCCCTAACCACCTCTTTATCAGCTTGTGATATCTTATTCTGCTCATCTACACACAACAATCAACAGGGCAAAGAAGAATAAGCACAGCTAGACTCATCCACGGATTTCATATACAATCGCAAACCAATCATTACATACCCGGCTCATGAGGTGACCAGTTCTTCCCAATGAAGTTCTTGAAATGGATGCTGGCAACCTGACGCACACCCATGTCGCAGCTACCATCCACAATAATTTGCAACAGTCTCACCAAATGCTGCGGTGTATACTGAATCTGCAAACCAAAACCCCCCAACATCAACATCATCAGATGAAAACCCCCCACATACATATAAAACCCTAATCAAACTCATCACCAACCACATAACACCAATTCACTACGaatcaaatcaaacaaggaacTCAAAACCCAGTCTCGAATTACACAATTCTGATCAACACGGGTCAAGATTACATATTCACATATCCAATCAAACCGAAAAGATGATCAAGAAATTACAAGAACCTGATTGAGGCTGTGCTCGGCGGCTTTACGCTCATCGGGATTGGTGCTGAGAGCAGCTTGGAGTACAACAGCAAGGCCAGGAAGAtccatattttttttgtttttccagaATTTCGATGATAATCGAAACTCCAATAGGATTAAGAGGTCGGCCAATCAAAATTGATCGGAACCTAAACCCtaggtgaaattgaagaaaGGGGATGATGGGGCGAAACCAGAAAGGCGAGGGGGATAAGAGTAGGTTGTCACCACTAGGGTTTAGACAAGGCTTTTTGCACAGAGATACAACTCTGTTGAGTGTGCTGCTATTTAAAGCCACTAGGGTTTACGCTT belongs to Rosa chinensis cultivar Old Blush chromosome 4, RchiOBHm-V2, whole genome shotgun sequence and includes:
- the LOC112197527 gene encoding importin beta-like SAD2, yielding MDLPGLAVVLQAALSTNPDERKAAEHSLNQIQYTPQHLVRLLQIIVDGSCDMGVRQVASIHFKNFIGKNWSPHEPDEQNKISQADKEVVREHVLVFVTQVPPLLRVQLGECLKTIIHADYPEQWPRLLDWVKHNLQDQQVYGALFVLRILSRKYEFKSDEERTPVYLIVEETFPHLLNIFNRLVQIPNPTLEVADLIKLICKIFWSSIYLEIPKQLFDPNVFNAWMMLFLNILERPVPVEGQPADPDLRKAWGWWKVKKWTIHILNRLYTRFGDLKLQNPENRAFAQMFQKSYAGKILECHLNLLNVIRTGGYLPDRVTNLVLQYLSNSISKISMYNLLQPRLNVLLFEIVFPLMCFNDNDQKLWDEDPHEYVRKGYDIIEDLYSPRTASMDFVSELVRKRGKENLHTFLQFIVEIFKRYDEAPMEYKPYRQKDGALLAIGALCDKLKQTEPYKSELERMLVQHVFPEFSSPVGHLRAKAAWVAGQYAHINFSEPNNFLKALHSVVAGMRDPELPVRVDSVFALRSFVEACRDLNEIRPILPQLLDEFFKLMNEVENEDLVFTLETIVDKFGEEMAPYALGLCQNLAAAFWRCMNTAEADDEADDPGALAAVGCLRAISTILESVSRLPHLFVQVEPTLLPIMRRMLTTDGQEVFEEVLEIVSYMTFFSPTISLDMWSLWPLMMEALADWAIDFFPNILVPLDNYISRGTAHFLSCKEPDYQQSLWNMISSILADRNMEDGDIEPAPKLIQVLFQNCRGQVDQWVEPYIRITFERLRRAEKSYLKCLLVQVIADALYYNAALTLNILQKLGIATDLFNLWFQMLQEVKKSGVRVHFKREHDKKVCCLGLTSLLTLPAGQLPAEALGRVFRATLDLLVAYKDQVAAAAKEEEAEDDDDMDGFHTDDDDDGGDGSDKEMGVDAEDGDEADSLKFQKLAAQAKCFRPSDEFDDDSDEDFSDDEELQSPIDDVDPFVFFVDAVKSVQASDPPRFQSLTQTLDFHYQALANGVAQHAEQRRAEIEKEKMEKASVATAS